The Thunnus albacares chromosome 11, fThuAlb1.1, whole genome shotgun sequence genome contains a region encoding:
- the si:ch211-140m22.7 gene encoding calphotin isoform X2, protein MAASLLRIGRLGCVKCLQAESWITLSRAPAAAAYSTKSGGSKKSSKKNSLDKSQGKTYFDIEKLVQHKTYEIPKKDVSSAAAAAAAAQAAAKPVAEPLPSAAAPEAVVSTPAAEAAPVVEAVAEAAPVVEAVAEAAPEVEAVAEAAPVVEAVAEAAPVVEAVAEAAPVVEAVAEAAPVVEAVAEAAPVVEAVAEAAPVVEAVAEAAPVVEAVAEAAPVVEAVAEAVAEAAPVVEAVAEAVAEAAPVVEAVVEAVAEAAPVIAEAVVEAAPGVEAVVEAVAEAAPVVEAVVEAVAEAAPVIAEAVAEAAPVVEAVAEPPAPVAEAPVEAAAEPVAEAAPVEAEAAPVEAEAAPVEAAAAPVEAAAEVSAPVESTEEPAPVVAEAAGDVLQADAPAEPVEPLEAQMDPIQKLFLDSIREYSTKSQATGGLVDAGSEYEKALAEEIAKLQRLYGGGDLTSFPEFKFTEPKLDEVSQK, encoded by the exons TGTTTGCAGGCTGAGAGCTGGATTACTCTGAGCAGAGCACCCGCAGCTGCAGCCTATAGCACAAAATCTGGAGGGTCCAAGAAGTCGTCAAAAAAGAACAGCTTGG ACAAGAGCCAGGGTAAAACATACTTCGATATAGAGAAACTTGTCCAGCACAAGACATATGAAATTCCCAAGAAAGATGTTtcttcagcagctgctgctgctgcagcagcacaagcTGCAGCTAAACCCGTTGCAGAGCCTTTGCCCTCTGCTGCTGCGCCTGAGGCAGTGGTAAGCACCCCCGCTGCAGAAGCTGCGCCAGTGGTTGAGGCTGTCGCAGAAGCCGCACCAGTGGTTGAGGCCGTTGCAGAAGCCGCACCAGAGGTTGAAGCTGTTGCAGAAGCCGCACCAGTGGTTGAAGCTGTTGCAGAAGCCGCACCAGTTGTTGAGGCCGTCGCTGAAGCCGCACCAGTTGTTGAGGCCGTCGCAGAAGCCGCACCAGTTGTTGAGGCCGTCGCAGAAGCCGCACCAGTGGTGGAGGCCGTCGCAGAAGCCGCACCAGTGGTGGAGGCCGTCGCAGAAGCCGCACCAGTG GTCGAAGCTGTCGCAGAAGCCGCACCAGTGGTCGAAGCCGTCGCAGAGGCTGTTGCAGAAGCCGCACCAGTGGTCGAAGCCGTTGCAGAGGCTGTTGCAGAAGCCGCACCAGTGGTCGAAGCCGTCGTAGAGGCTGTTGCAGAAGCTGCACCCGTTATCGCTGAAGCTGTCGTTGAAGCCGCACCAGGTGTCGAGGCCGTTGTAGAAGCTGTTGCAGAAGCCGCACCAGTGGTTGAAGCCGTCGTAGAGGCTGTTGCAGAAGCTGCACCTGTTATCGCTGAAGCTGTTGCCGAAGCTGCACCAGTAGTTGAAGCTGTAGCTGAACCTCCCGCCCCAGTTGCTGAAGCCCCTGTAGAAGCTGCTGCTGAGCCTGTGGCTGAAGCTGCCCCAGTAGAGGCTGAAGCTGCCCCAGTAGAGGCTGAAGCTGCCCCAGTAGAGGCTGCAGCTGCCCCAGTAGAGGCTGCAGCTGAAGTTTCCGCCCCTGTGGAGAGCACCGAGGAGCCCGCTCCAGTCGTAGCTGAAGCTGCGGGAGATGTGCTGCAGGCGGACGCCCCAGCTGAACCAGTTGAACCGCTTGAGG CTCAAATGGACCCGATTCAGAAGCTCTTCCTGGACTCCATACGCGAGTACTCCACAAAGAGCCA GGCTACTGGGGGGCTAGTTGATGCTGGTTCAGAGTACGAGAAGGCCTTAGCAGAAGAGATAGCGAAGCTTCAGAGACTCTACGGCGGTGGAGACCTCACATCTTTCCCAGAGTTCAAATTCACAG agcCCAAGTTGGATGAAGTTTCCCAGAAGTGA
- the si:ch211-140m22.7 gene encoding cytadherence high molecular weight protein 1 isoform X5 — MAASLLRIGRLGCVKCLQAESWITLSRAPAAAAYSTKSGGSKKSSKKNSLDKSQGKTYFDIEKLVQHKTYEIPKKDVSSAAAAAAAAQAAAKPVAEPLPSAAAPEAVVSTPAAEAAPVVEAVAEAAPVVEAVAEAAPEVEAVAEAAPVVEAVAEAAPVVEAVAEAAPVVEAVAEAAPVVEAVAEAAPVVEAVAEAAPVVEAVAEAAPVVEAVAEATPVVEAVAEAAPVVEAVAEAVAEAAPVVEAVAEAVAEAAPVIAEAVVEAAPGVEAVVEAVAEAAPVVEAVVEAVAEAAPVIAEAVAEAAPVVEAVAEPPAPVAEAPVEAAAEPVAEAAPVEAEAAPVEAEAAPVEAAAAPVEAAAEVSAPVESTEEPAPVVAEAAGDVLQADAPAEPVEPLEAQMDPIQKLFLDSIREYSTKSQATGGLVDAGSEYEKALAEEIAKLQRLYGGGDLTSFPEFKFTEPKLDEVSQK, encoded by the exons TGTTTGCAGGCTGAGAGCTGGATTACTCTGAGCAGAGCACCCGCAGCTGCAGCCTATAGCACAAAATCTGGAGGGTCCAAGAAGTCGTCAAAAAAGAACAGCTTGG ACAAGAGCCAGGGTAAAACATACTTCGATATAGAGAAACTTGTCCAGCACAAGACATATGAAATTCCCAAGAAAGATGTTtcttcagcagctgctgctgctgcagcagcacaagcTGCAGCTAAACCCGTTGCAGAGCCTTTGCCCTCTGCTGCTGCGCCTGAGGCAGTGGTAAGCACCCCCGCTGCAGAAGCTGCGCCAGTGGTTGAGGCTGTCGCAGAAGCCGCACCAGTGGTTGAGGCCGTTGCAGAAGCCGCACCAGAGGTTGAAGCTGTTGCAGAAGCCGCACCAGTGGTTGAAGCTGTTGCAGAAGCCGCACCAGTTGTTGAGGCCGTCGCTGAAGCCGCACCAGTTGTTGAGGCCGTCGCAGAAGCCGCACCAGTTGTTGAGGCCGTCGCAGAAGCCGCACCAGTGGTGGAGGCCGTCGCAGAAGCCGCACCAGTGGTGGAGGCCGTCGCAGAAGCCGCACCAGTGGTGGAGGCCGTCGCAGAAGCCACACCAGTGGTCGAAGCTGTCGCAGAAGCCGCACCAGTGGTCGAAGCCGTCGCAGAGGCTGTTGCAGAAGCCGCACCAGTGGTCGAAGCCGTTGCAGAG GCTGTTGCAGAAGCTGCACCCGTTATCGCTGAAGCTGTCGTTGAAGCCGCACCAGGTGTCGAGGCCGTTGTAGAAGCTGTTGCAGAAGCCGCACCAGTGGTTGAAGCCGTCGTAGAGGCTGTTGCAGAAGCTGCACCTGTTATCGCTGAAGCTGTTGCCGAAGCTGCACCAGTAGTTGAAGCTGTAGCTGAACCTCCCGCCCCAGTTGCTGAAGCCCCTGTAGAAGCTGCTGCTGAGCCTGTGGCTGAAGCTGCCCCAGTAGAGGCTGAAGCTGCCCCAGTAGAGGCTGAAGCTGCCCCAGTAGAGGCTGCAGCTGCCCCAGTAGAGGCTGCAGCTGAAGTTTCCGCCCCTGTGGAGAGCACCGAGGAGCCCGCTCCAGTCGTAGCTGAAGCTGCGGGAGATGTGCTGCAGGCGGACGCCCCAGCTGAACCAGTTGAACCGCTTGAGG CTCAAATGGACCCGATTCAGAAGCTCTTCCTGGACTCCATACGCGAGTACTCCACAAAGAGCCA GGCTACTGGGGGGCTAGTTGATGCTGGTTCAGAGTACGAGAAGGCCTTAGCAGAAGAGATAGCGAAGCTTCAGAGACTCTACGGCGGTGGAGACCTCACATCTTTCCCAGAGTTCAAATTCACAG agcCCAAGTTGGATGAAGTTTCCCAGAAGTGA
- the si:ch211-140m22.7 gene encoding calphotin isoform X3, whose product MAASLLRIGRLGCVKCLQAESWITLSRAPAAAAYSTKSGGSKKSSKKNSLDKSQGKTYFDIEKLVQHKTYEIPKKDVSSAAAAAAAAQAAAKPVAEPLPSAAAPEAVVSTPAAEAAPVVEAVAEAAPVVEAVAEAAPVVEAVAEAAPVVEAVAEAAPVVEAVAEAAPVVEAVAEAAPVVEAVAEAAPVVEAVAEAAPVVEAVAEATPVVEAVAEAAPVVEAVAEAVAEAAPVVEAVAEAVAEAAPVVEAVVEAVAEAAPVIAEAVVEAAPGVEAVVEAVAEAAPVVEAVVEAVAEAAPVIAEAVAEAAPVVEAVAEPPAPVAEAPVEAAAEPVAEAAPVEAEAAPVEAEAAPVEAAAAPVEAAAEVSAPVESTEEPAPVVAEAAGDVLQADAPAEPVEPLEAQMDPIQKLFLDSIREYSTKSQATGGLVDAGSEYEKALAEEIAKLQRLYGGGDLTSFPEFKFTEPKLDEVSQK is encoded by the exons TGTTTGCAGGCTGAGAGCTGGATTACTCTGAGCAGAGCACCCGCAGCTGCAGCCTATAGCACAAAATCTGGAGGGTCCAAGAAGTCGTCAAAAAAGAACAGCTTGG ACAAGAGCCAGGGTAAAACATACTTCGATATAGAGAAACTTGTCCAGCACAAGACATATGAAATTCCCAAGAAAGATGTTtcttcagcagctgctgctgctgcagcagcacaagcTGCAGCTAAACCCGTTGCAGAGCCTTTGCCCTCTGCTGCTGCGCCTGAGGCAGTGGTAAGCACCCCCGCTGCAGAAGCTGCGCCAGTGGTTGAGGCTGTCGCAGAAGCCGCACCAGTG GTTGAAGCTGTTGCAGAAGCCGCACCAGTGGTTGAAGCTGTTGCAGAAGCCGCACCAGTTGTTGAGGCCGTCGCTGAAGCCGCACCAGTTGTTGAGGCCGTCGCAGAAGCCGCACCAGTTGTTGAGGCCGTCGCAGAAGCCGCACCAGTGGTGGAGGCCGTCGCAGAAGCCGCACCAGTGGTGGAGGCCGTCGCAGAAGCCGCACCAGTGGTGGAGGCCGTCGCAGAAGCCACACCAGTGGTCGAAGCTGTCGCAGAAGCCGCACCAGTGGTCGAAGCCGTCGCAGAGGCTGTTGCAGAAGCCGCACCAGTGGTCGAAGCCGTTGCAGAGGCTGTTGCAGAAGCCGCACCAGTGGTCGAAGCCGTCGTAGAGGCTGTTGCAGAAGCTGCACCCGTTATCGCTGAAGCTGTCGTTGAAGCCGCACCAGGTGTCGAGGCCGTTGTAGAAGCTGTTGCAGAAGCCGCACCAGTGGTTGAAGCCGTCGTAGAGGCTGTTGCAGAAGCTGCACCTGTTATCGCTGAAGCTGTTGCCGAAGCTGCACCAGTAGTTGAAGCTGTAGCTGAACCTCCCGCCCCAGTTGCTGAAGCCCCTGTAGAAGCTGCTGCTGAGCCTGTGGCTGAAGCTGCCCCAGTAGAGGCTGAAGCTGCCCCAGTAGAGGCTGAAGCTGCCCCAGTAGAGGCTGCAGCTGCCCCAGTAGAGGCTGCAGCTGAAGTTTCCGCCCCTGTGGAGAGCACCGAGGAGCCCGCTCCAGTCGTAGCTGAAGCTGCGGGAGATGTGCTGCAGGCGGACGCCCCAGCTGAACCAGTTGAACCGCTTGAGG CTCAAATGGACCCGATTCAGAAGCTCTTCCTGGACTCCATACGCGAGTACTCCACAAAGAGCCA GGCTACTGGGGGGCTAGTTGATGCTGGTTCAGAGTACGAGAAGGCCTTAGCAGAAGAGATAGCGAAGCTTCAGAGACTCTACGGCGGTGGAGACCTCACATCTTTCCCAGAGTTCAAATTCACAG agcCCAAGTTGGATGAAGTTTCCCAGAAGTGA
- the si:ch211-140m22.7 gene encoding calphotin isoform X1, whose translation MAASLLRIGRLGCVKCLQAESWITLSRAPAAAAYSTKSGGSKKSSKKNSLDKSQGKTYFDIEKLVQHKTYEIPKKDVSSAAAAAAAAQAAAKPVAEPLPSAAAPEAVVSTPAAEAAPVVEAVAEAAPVVEAVAEAAPEVEAVAEAAPVVEAVAEAAPVVEAVAEAAPVVEAVAEAAPVVEAVAEAAPVVEAVAEAAPVVEAVAEAAPVVEAVAEATPVVEAVAEAAPVVEAVAEAVAEAAPVVEAVAEAVAEAAPVVEAVVEAVAEAAPVIAEAVVEAAPGVEAVVEAVAEAAPVVEAVVEAVAEAAPVIAEAVAEAAPVVEAVAEPPAPVAEAPVEAAAEPVAEAAPVEAEAAPVEAEAAPVEAAAAPVEAAAEVSAPVESTEEPAPVVAEAAGDVLQADAPAEPVEPLEAQMDPIQKLFLDSIREYSTKSQATGGLVDAGSEYEKALAEEIAKLQRLYGGGDLTSFPEFKFTEPKLDEVSQK comes from the exons TGTTTGCAGGCTGAGAGCTGGATTACTCTGAGCAGAGCACCCGCAGCTGCAGCCTATAGCACAAAATCTGGAGGGTCCAAGAAGTCGTCAAAAAAGAACAGCTTGG ACAAGAGCCAGGGTAAAACATACTTCGATATAGAGAAACTTGTCCAGCACAAGACATATGAAATTCCCAAGAAAGATGTTtcttcagcagctgctgctgctgcagcagcacaagcTGCAGCTAAACCCGTTGCAGAGCCTTTGCCCTCTGCTGCTGCGCCTGAGGCAGTGGTAAGCACCCCCGCTGCAGAAGCTGCGCCAGTGGTTGAGGCTGTCGCAGAAGCCGCACCAGTGGTTGAGGCCGTTGCAGAAGCCGCACCAGAGGTTGAAGCTGTTGCAGAAGCCGCACCAGTGGTTGAAGCTGTTGCAGAAGCCGCACCAGTTGTTGAGGCCGTCGCTGAAGCCGCACCAGTTGTTGAGGCCGTCGCAGAAGCCGCACCAGTTGTTGAGGCCGTCGCAGAAGCCGCACCAGTGGTGGAGGCCGTCGCAGAAGCCGCACCAGTGGTGGAGGCCGTCGCAGAAGCCGCACCAGTGGTGGAGGCCGTCGCAGAAGCCACACCAGTGGTCGAAGCTGTCGCAGAAGCCGCACCAGTGGTCGAAGCCGTCGCAGAGGCTGTTGCAGAAGCCGCACCAGTGGTCGAAGCCGTTGCAGAGGCTGTTGCAGAAGCCGCACCAGTGGTCGAAGCCGTCGTAGAGGCTGTTGCAGAAGCTGCACCCGTTATCGCTGAAGCTGTCGTTGAAGCCGCACCAGGTGTCGAGGCCGTTGTAGAAGCTGTTGCAGAAGCCGCACCAGTGGTTGAAGCCGTCGTAGAGGCTGTTGCAGAAGCTGCACCTGTTATCGCTGAAGCTGTTGCCGAAGCTGCACCAGTAGTTGAAGCTGTAGCTGAACCTCCCGCCCCAGTTGCTGAAGCCCCTGTAGAAGCTGCTGCTGAGCCTGTGGCTGAAGCTGCCCCAGTAGAGGCTGAAGCTGCCCCAGTAGAGGCTGAAGCTGCCCCAGTAGAGGCTGCAGCTGCCCCAGTAGAGGCTGCAGCTGAAGTTTCCGCCCCTGTGGAGAGCACCGAGGAGCCCGCTCCAGTCGTAGCTGAAGCTGCGGGAGATGTGCTGCAGGCGGACGCCCCAGCTGAACCAGTTGAACCGCTTGAGG CTCAAATGGACCCGATTCAGAAGCTCTTCCTGGACTCCATACGCGAGTACTCCACAAAGAGCCA GGCTACTGGGGGGCTAGTTGATGCTGGTTCAGAGTACGAGAAGGCCTTAGCAGAAGAGATAGCGAAGCTTCAGAGACTCTACGGCGGTGGAGACCTCACATCTTTCCCAGAGTTCAAATTCACAG agcCCAAGTTGGATGAAGTTTCCCAGAAGTGA
- the si:ch211-140m22.7 gene encoding calphotin isoform X6, giving the protein MAASLLRIGRLGCVKCLQAESWITLSRAPAAAAYSTKSGGSKKSSKKNSLDKSQGKTYFDIEKLVQHKTYEIPKKDVSSAAAAAAAAQAAAKPVAEPLPSAAAPEAVVSTPAAEAAPVVEAVAEAAPVVEAVAEAAPVVEAVAEAAPVVEAVAEAAPVVEAVAEAAPVVEAVAEAAPVVEAVAEAAPVVEAVAEATPVVEAVAEAAPVVEAVAEAVAEAAPVVEAVAEAVAEAAPVVEAVVEAVAEAAPVIAEAVVEAAPGVEAVVEAVAEAAPVVEAVVEAVAEAAPVIAEAVAEAAPVVEAVAEPPAPVAEAPVEAAAEPVAEAAPVEAEAAPVEAEAAPVEAAAAPVEAAAEVSAPVESTEEPAPVVAEAAGDVLQADAPAEPVEPLEAQMDPIQKLFLDSIREYSTKSQATGGLVDAGSEYEKALAEEIAKLQRLYGGGDLTSFPEFKFTEPKLDEVSQK; this is encoded by the exons TGTTTGCAGGCTGAGAGCTGGATTACTCTGAGCAGAGCACCCGCAGCTGCAGCCTATAGCACAAAATCTGGAGGGTCCAAGAAGTCGTCAAAAAAGAACAGCTTGG ACAAGAGCCAGGGTAAAACATACTTCGATATAGAGAAACTTGTCCAGCACAAGACATATGAAATTCCCAAGAAAGATGTTtcttcagcagctgctgctgctgcagcagcacaagcTGCAGCTAAACCCGTTGCAGAGCCTTTGCCCTCTGCTGCTGCGCCTGAGGCAGTGGTAAGCACCCCCGCTGCAGAAGCTGCGCCAGTG GTTGAAGCTGTTGCAGAAGCCGCACCAGTGGTTGAAGCTGTTGCAGAAGCCGCACCAGTTGTTGAGGCCGTCGCTGAAGCCGCACCAGTTGTTGAGGCCGTCGCAGAAGCCGCACCAGTTGTTGAGGCCGTCGCAGAAGCCGCACCAGTGGTGGAGGCCGTCGCAGAAGCCGCACCAGTGGTGGAGGCCGTCGCAGAAGCCGCACCAGTGGTGGAGGCCGTCGCAGAAGCCACACCAGTGGTCGAAGCTGTCGCAGAAGCCGCACCAGTGGTCGAAGCCGTCGCAGAGGCTGTTGCAGAAGCCGCACCAGTGGTCGAAGCCGTTGCAGAGGCTGTTGCAGAAGCCGCACCAGTGGTCGAAGCCGTCGTAGAGGCTGTTGCAGAAGCTGCACCCGTTATCGCTGAAGCTGTCGTTGAAGCCGCACCAGGTGTCGAGGCCGTTGTAGAAGCTGTTGCAGAAGCCGCACCAGTGGTTGAAGCCGTCGTAGAGGCTGTTGCAGAAGCTGCACCTGTTATCGCTGAAGCTGTTGCCGAAGCTGCACCAGTAGTTGAAGCTGTAGCTGAACCTCCCGCCCCAGTTGCTGAAGCCCCTGTAGAAGCTGCTGCTGAGCCTGTGGCTGAAGCTGCCCCAGTAGAGGCTGAAGCTGCCCCAGTAGAGGCTGAAGCTGCCCCAGTAGAGGCTGCAGCTGCCCCAGTAGAGGCTGCAGCTGAAGTTTCCGCCCCTGTGGAGAGCACCGAGGAGCCCGCTCCAGTCGTAGCTGAAGCTGCGGGAGATGTGCTGCAGGCGGACGCCCCAGCTGAACCAGTTGAACCGCTTGAGG CTCAAATGGACCCGATTCAGAAGCTCTTCCTGGACTCCATACGCGAGTACTCCACAAAGAGCCA GGCTACTGGGGGGCTAGTTGATGCTGGTTCAGAGTACGAGAAGGCCTTAGCAGAAGAGATAGCGAAGCTTCAGAGACTCTACGGCGGTGGAGACCTCACATCTTTCCCAGAGTTCAAATTCACAG agcCCAAGTTGGATGAAGTTTCCCAGAAGTGA
- the si:ch211-140m22.7 gene encoding coiled-coil domain-containing protein 8 homolog isoform X7 yields the protein MAASLLRIGRLGCVKCLQAESWITLSRAPAAAAYSTKSGGSKKSSKKNSLDKSQGKTYFDIEKLVQHKTYEIPKKDVSSAAAAAAAAQAAAKPVAEPLPSAAAPEAVVSTPAAEAAPVVEAVAEAAPVVEAVAEAAPEVEAVAEAAPVVEAVAEAAPVVEAVAEAAPVVEAVAEAAPVVEAVAEAAPVVEAVAEAVAEAAPVVEAVVEAVAEAAPVIAEAVVEAAPGVEAVVEAVAEAAPVVEAVVEAVAEAAPVIAEAVAEAAPVVEAVAEPPAPVAEAPVEAAAEPVAEAAPVEAEAAPVEAEAAPVEAAAAPVEAAAEVSAPVESTEEPAPVVAEAAGDVLQADAPAEPVEPLEAQMDPIQKLFLDSIREYSTKSQATGGLVDAGSEYEKALAEEIAKLQRLYGGGDLTSFPEFKFTEPKLDEVSQK from the exons TGTTTGCAGGCTGAGAGCTGGATTACTCTGAGCAGAGCACCCGCAGCTGCAGCCTATAGCACAAAATCTGGAGGGTCCAAGAAGTCGTCAAAAAAGAACAGCTTGG ACAAGAGCCAGGGTAAAACATACTTCGATATAGAGAAACTTGTCCAGCACAAGACATATGAAATTCCCAAGAAAGATGTTtcttcagcagctgctgctgctgcagcagcacaagcTGCAGCTAAACCCGTTGCAGAGCCTTTGCCCTCTGCTGCTGCGCCTGAGGCAGTGGTAAGCACCCCCGCTGCAGAAGCTGCGCCAGTGGTTGAGGCTGTCGCAGAAGCCGCACCAGTGGTTGAGGCCGTTGCAGAAGCCGCACCAGAGGTTGAAGCTGTTGCAGAAGCCGCACCAGTGGTTGAAGCTGTTGCAGAAGCCGCACCAGTTGTTGAGGCCGTCGCTGAAGCCGCACCAGTTGTTGAGGCCGTCGCAGAAGCCGCACCAGTTGTTGAGGCCGTCGCAGAAGCCGCACCAGTGGTGGAGGCCGTCGCAGAA GCTGTTGCAGAAGCCGCACCAGTGGTCGAAGCCGTCGTAGAGGCTGTTGCAGAAGCTGCACCCGTTATCGCTGAAGCTGTCGTTGAAGCCGCACCAGGTGTCGAGGCCGTTGTAGAAGCTGTTGCAGAAGCCGCACCAGTGGTTGAAGCCGTCGTAGAGGCTGTTGCAGAAGCTGCACCTGTTATCGCTGAAGCTGTTGCCGAAGCTGCACCAGTAGTTGAAGCTGTAGCTGAACCTCCCGCCCCAGTTGCTGAAGCCCCTGTAGAAGCTGCTGCTGAGCCTGTGGCTGAAGCTGCCCCAGTAGAGGCTGAAGCTGCCCCAGTAGAGGCTGAAGCTGCCCCAGTAGAGGCTGCAGCTGCCCCAGTAGAGGCTGCAGCTGAAGTTTCCGCCCCTGTGGAGAGCACCGAGGAGCCCGCTCCAGTCGTAGCTGAAGCTGCGGGAGATGTGCTGCAGGCGGACGCCCCAGCTGAACCAGTTGAACCGCTTGAGG CTCAAATGGACCCGATTCAGAAGCTCTTCCTGGACTCCATACGCGAGTACTCCACAAAGAGCCA GGCTACTGGGGGGCTAGTTGATGCTGGTTCAGAGTACGAGAAGGCCTTAGCAGAAGAGATAGCGAAGCTTCAGAGACTCTACGGCGGTGGAGACCTCACATCTTTCCCAGAGTTCAAATTCACAG agcCCAAGTTGGATGAAGTTTCCCAGAAGTGA
- the si:ch211-140m22.7 gene encoding calphotin isoform X4, with translation MAASLLRIGRLGCVKCLQAESWITLSRAPAAAAYSTKSGGSKKSSKKNSLDKSQGKTYFDIEKLVQHKTYEIPKKDVSSAAAAAAAAQAAAKPVAEPLPSAAAPEAVVSTPAAEAAPVVEAVAEAAPEVEAVAEAAPVVEAVAEAAPVVEAVAEAAPVVEAVAEAAPVVEAVAEAAPVVEAVAEAAPVVEAVAEAAPVVEAVAEATPVVEAVAEAAPVVEAVAEAVAEAAPVVEAVAEAVAEAAPVVEAVVEAVAEAAPVIAEAVVEAAPGVEAVVEAVAEAAPVVEAVVEAVAEAAPVIAEAVAEAAPVVEAVAEPPAPVAEAPVEAAAEPVAEAAPVEAEAAPVEAEAAPVEAAAAPVEAAAEVSAPVESTEEPAPVVAEAAGDVLQADAPAEPVEPLEAQMDPIQKLFLDSIREYSTKSQATGGLVDAGSEYEKALAEEIAKLQRLYGGGDLTSFPEFKFTEPKLDEVSQK, from the exons TGTTTGCAGGCTGAGAGCTGGATTACTCTGAGCAGAGCACCCGCAGCTGCAGCCTATAGCACAAAATCTGGAGGGTCCAAGAAGTCGTCAAAAAAGAACAGCTTGG ACAAGAGCCAGGGTAAAACATACTTCGATATAGAGAAACTTGTCCAGCACAAGACATATGAAATTCCCAAGAAAGATGTTtcttcagcagctgctgctgctgcagcagcacaagcTGCAGCTAAACCCGTTGCAGAGCCTTTGCCCTCTGCTGCTGCGCCTGAGGCAGTGGTAAGCACCCCCGCTGCAGAAGCTGCGCCAGTGGTTGAG GCCGTTGCAGAAGCCGCACCAGAGGTTGAAGCTGTTGCAGAAGCCGCACCAGTGGTTGAAGCTGTTGCAGAAGCCGCACCAGTTGTTGAGGCCGTCGCTGAAGCCGCACCAGTTGTTGAGGCCGTCGCAGAAGCCGCACCAGTTGTTGAGGCCGTCGCAGAAGCCGCACCAGTGGTGGAGGCCGTCGCAGAAGCCGCACCAGTGGTGGAGGCCGTCGCAGAAGCCGCACCAGTGGTGGAGGCCGTCGCAGAAGCCACACCAGTGGTCGAAGCTGTCGCAGAAGCCGCACCAGTGGTCGAAGCCGTCGCAGAGGCTGTTGCAGAAGCCGCACCAGTGGTCGAAGCCGTTGCAGAGGCTGTTGCAGAAGCCGCACCAGTGGTCGAAGCCGTCGTAGAGGCTGTTGCAGAAGCTGCACCCGTTATCGCTGAAGCTGTCGTTGAAGCCGCACCAGGTGTCGAGGCCGTTGTAGAAGCTGTTGCAGAAGCCGCACCAGTGGTTGAAGCCGTCGTAGAGGCTGTTGCAGAAGCTGCACCTGTTATCGCTGAAGCTGTTGCCGAAGCTGCACCAGTAGTTGAAGCTGTAGCTGAACCTCCCGCCCCAGTTGCTGAAGCCCCTGTAGAAGCTGCTGCTGAGCCTGTGGCTGAAGCTGCCCCAGTAGAGGCTGAAGCTGCCCCAGTAGAGGCTGAAGCTGCCCCAGTAGAGGCTGCAGCTGCCCCAGTAGAGGCTGCAGCTGAAGTTTCCGCCCCTGTGGAGAGCACCGAGGAGCCCGCTCCAGTCGTAGCTGAAGCTGCGGGAGATGTGCTGCAGGCGGACGCCCCAGCTGAACCAGTTGAACCGCTTGAGG CTCAAATGGACCCGATTCAGAAGCTCTTCCTGGACTCCATACGCGAGTACTCCACAAAGAGCCA GGCTACTGGGGGGCTAGTTGATGCTGGTTCAGAGTACGAGAAGGCCTTAGCAGAAGAGATAGCGAAGCTTCAGAGACTCTACGGCGGTGGAGACCTCACATCTTTCCCAGAGTTCAAATTCACAG agcCCAAGTTGGATGAAGTTTCCCAGAAGTGA